Proteins encoded by one window of Chromobacterium violaceum ATCC 12472:
- a CDS encoding glyoxalase/bleomycin resistance/dioxygenase family protein, protein MKSINRGRMALLAMGLLCLVPVIAAWLAYWLLPPQGGRSYGQLLPTHPFEAASQQAWPRGKWVLAAVLGAECQSRCQQRWHAMRQIEKAQGEAASRLTRVALQVSDPAARVEVPHRLPHAPQSPLPAGNQGFYLVDPLGNQVMFYRDGADPRRIIDEVAKVLKVNNGLG, encoded by the coding sequence ATGAAATCCATTAACCGGGGACGGATGGCGCTGCTGGCGATGGGCCTGCTGTGCCTGGTGCCCGTGATCGCCGCCTGGCTGGCCTACTGGCTGCTGCCGCCGCAAGGCGGACGCAGCTACGGCCAACTGCTGCCCACCCATCCGTTCGAGGCGGCATCGCAGCAGGCATGGCCGCGCGGCAAATGGGTGCTGGCCGCGGTGCTGGGGGCGGAATGCCAAAGCCGCTGCCAGCAACGCTGGCATGCGATGCGCCAGATAGAAAAAGCCCAGGGCGAAGCGGCCTCCCGCCTGACCCGGGTGGCATTGCAGGTGTCGGACCCCGCCGCCCGGGTGGAGGTGCCGCACCGGCTGCCGCATGCGCCGCAGAGCCCGCTGCCGGCCGGCAATCAGGGTTTCTATCTAGTTGACCCGTTGGGCAACCAGGTGATGTTCTACCGGGACGGCGCGGACCCGCGCCGGATCATCGATGAAGTGGCCAAGGTGTTGAAGGTGAACAACGGGCTGGGCTGA
- a CDS encoding DUF2909 family protein has translation MKLVILLLLACIVLALFWGLTGLMKAEHGSQRLVRSLTLRVGLSIGLFLLLLLGALFGWWRPHHV, from the coding sequence ATGAAACTCGTCATCCTGTTGTTGCTTGCCTGTATCGTTCTAGCTCTGTTCTGGGGCCTGACCGGCCTGATGAAAGCCGAGCACGGCTCTCAGCGCCTGGTCCGCTCGCTGACCCTGCGGGTCGGACTGTCCATCGGATTGTTCCTGCTGCTGCTGCTGGGCGCCTTGTTCGGCTGGTGGCGCCCGCATCACGTCTGA
- a CDS encoding DUF2970 domain-containing protein yields the protein MTMSWGQGVKAVLGAFIGVRKGEASQVDQALKPWQLIVTALALAAGLIAALLLLVSWVTR from the coding sequence ATGACCATGAGCTGGGGGCAGGGAGTCAAGGCGGTGCTGGGCGCTTTCATCGGCGTGCGCAAGGGAGAGGCCTCACAGGTCGACCAGGCGCTCAAGCCGTGGCAGTTGATCGTCACCGCGCTGGCGCTGGCGGCCGGGCTGATCGCGGCCCTGTTGCTGCTGGTGTCCTGGGTGACCCGCTAG
- a CDS encoding SCO family protein has product MSRFLKRLLGLFIVLVLSACAQKIDFKGTAIEDASMGGNFKLTDFHGQPRALDEFRGKVVALFFGYTSCPDVCPTTMLEYASVMKQLGADGDKVQVLFVSVDPERDTPQVLAGYVPHFDKRFIGLTGGAADIEKVMKQYKVVAQKVKNEEGGYTVDHSAGSYLLDKEGKLRVYEAYGTPSANLASDIRQLLR; this is encoded by the coding sequence ATGTCCCGATTCCTGAAGCGTCTGCTAGGCTTGTTCATCGTGCTGGTTTTGTCCGCCTGCGCGCAAAAAATCGATTTCAAGGGCACCGCCATCGAGGACGCCTCGATGGGCGGCAACTTCAAGCTGACCGACTTCCACGGCCAGCCGCGCGCGCTGGACGAGTTCCGCGGCAAGGTGGTGGCGCTGTTCTTCGGCTATACCAGCTGCCCCGACGTCTGCCCGACCACGATGCTGGAGTACGCGTCGGTGATGAAACAGCTGGGCGCCGACGGCGACAAGGTGCAGGTGCTGTTCGTCAGCGTCGATCCCGAGCGCGATACGCCGCAGGTGCTGGCGGGCTATGTGCCGCATTTCGACAAGCGCTTCATCGGCCTGACCGGCGGCGCCGCCGACATCGAAAAAGTGATGAAGCAGTACAAGGTCGTCGCGCAGAAGGTGAAGAACGAGGAAGGCGGCTACACTGTCGATCACAGCGCCGGCTCCTATCTGCTGGACAAGGAAGGCAAGCTCCGGGTGTATGAAGCTTATGGCACGCCGTCGGCCAACCTTGCATCTGATATCCGGCAGTTGCTACGCTAA
- a CDS encoding SURF1 family protein has translation MTVSSTHTDPEHKPKSKWQRAPWLFLLVINLLPYVLAVWQWQRGQDKEVLLRSLTSAMSVAPVGLVYREAEPPPEFTRVKLSRAEPAGPVIELRNSFMAGQSGRRILQPWRQGDDRSLVLLDLGWLVDGARLPAFRPEQILAQGYRMPTPHHFVLSGAVRGSEGPVDAVDESALRRRYPGHWFQGVVVLENSPAPLLHWPVVPEFMPDRHYAYALQWLLLGVCISGASWLMWRRRHEIH, from the coding sequence ATGACCGTATCCTCCACGCATACTGATCCGGAACATAAGCCGAAGTCTAAATGGCAACGAGCGCCATGGCTGTTTCTTTTGGTAATCAACTTATTACCATATGTACTGGCAGTATGGCAGTGGCAAAGGGGACAAGACAAGGAAGTGCTGCTGCGCTCCTTGACCAGCGCGATGAGCGTGGCGCCGGTCGGCCTGGTTTACCGCGAGGCGGAGCCGCCGCCGGAATTCACTCGCGTCAAGCTGAGCCGGGCCGAGCCGGCGGGGCCGGTGATCGAGCTGCGCAACAGCTTCATGGCCGGCCAGAGCGGCAGACGCATCCTGCAGCCGTGGCGGCAGGGAGACGACCGCTCGCTGGTGCTGCTGGACCTGGGGTGGCTGGTCGACGGCGCGCGCCTGCCGGCGTTCCGCCCGGAGCAGATTCTGGCGCAGGGCTACCGCATGCCGACACCGCATCATTTCGTGCTCTCTGGCGCGGTCAGGGGCTCGGAAGGCCCCGTCGACGCGGTGGACGAATCGGCGTTGCGGCGGCGTTACCCGGGACACTGGTTCCAGGGCGTGGTGGTGCTGGAGAACTCGCCGGCGCCGCTGCTCCATTGGCCGGTGGTGCCGGAGTTCATGCCCGACCGCCACTACGCTTACGCGTTGCAATGGCTGTTGCTGGGCGTTTGCATCAGCGGCGCCAGCTGGCTGATGTGGAGGCGACGACATGAAATCCATTAA
- a CDS encoding cytochrome c oxidase subunit 3 encodes MASVEEQDRYFVPSPSRWPMVGSLALFCIGLGAAFAVNGMLLGKVSLALGMLILVAMLVGWFGDVIRESRLGVYLGREDMSFRWGMGWFIFSEVMFFGAFFGALFWVRTVSVPELGSLDYKMLYPDFEASWPLSTGPGITQAYQAMEAWGLPSLNTLILLTSGATVTWAHWGLLQENRNQFKLGLLLTVVLGCTFLALQMHEYGHAFSKLNLTLASGAYGMTFFMLTGFHGLHVLLGSIILFVVWLRSMSGHFDARHHFAFEAASWYWHFVDVVWLLLFIFVYWL; translated from the coding sequence ATGGCAAGCGTAGAAGAGCAGGACCGTTATTTCGTGCCGTCGCCGTCGCGCTGGCCCATGGTGGGTTCGCTGGCGCTGTTCTGCATCGGCCTGGGGGCGGCGTTCGCCGTCAACGGCATGTTGCTGGGCAAGGTGTCGCTGGCGCTGGGCATGCTGATCCTGGTGGCGATGCTGGTGGGCTGGTTCGGCGACGTGATCCGGGAAAGCCGGCTGGGCGTGTACCTGGGACGCGAGGACATGTCCTTCCGCTGGGGCATGGGCTGGTTCATCTTCTCCGAAGTGATGTTCTTCGGCGCCTTCTTCGGCGCGCTGTTCTGGGTGAGGACGGTGTCGGTGCCGGAGCTGGGCTCGCTGGACTACAAGATGCTGTACCCGGATTTCGAGGCGTCCTGGCCGCTGTCGACCGGGCCCGGCATCACGCAGGCCTATCAGGCGATGGAGGCCTGGGGCCTGCCGTCATTGAACACGCTGATCCTGCTGACATCCGGCGCCACCGTCACCTGGGCGCACTGGGGATTGCTGCAAGAGAACCGCAACCAGTTCAAATTGGGGCTGTTGCTGACCGTGGTGCTGGGCTGCACCTTCCTGGCGCTGCAGATGCACGAATACGGCCACGCCTTCAGCAAGCTGAACCTGACGCTGGCTTCAGGAGCCTACGGCATGACCTTCTTCATGCTGACCGGGTTCCACGGCCTGCATGTGCTGCTGGGCTCGATCATCCTGTTCGTGGTGTGGCTGCGCAGCATGAGCGGGCATTTCGATGCGCGGCATCACTTCGCTTTCGAAGCGGCCAGCTGGTACTGGCACTTTGTCGACGTGGTGTGGCTGCTGCTGTTTATCTTCGTGTACTGGCTGTGA
- a CDS encoding heme o synthase: MSAVGLPLWRQHAHALWQLSKPRVVALIVFCAVIGMFLASPGVPDAAVVVPATLGIALVAGAAAMVNCLVERGVDVRMRRTAWRATATGEVGARETLLVALAVGGMGLALLLACCNALTAWLTLGTFVGYAIVYTLLLKPNTPQNIVIGGASGAMPPVLGWTAVNGQIDAFALALFLIIYTWTPPHFWALALYRRDDYARAGLPMLPVTHGQRYTTLSIVLYGFLLTAVTLLPVALGEAGAIYLGAVLLLDGRLLFLAVRLHRQYADALARRLFAWSIWYLTWLFAALLLDHYYLIPLN, from the coding sequence ATGAGCGCCGTAGGCCTGCCGCTGTGGCGGCAACATGCGCATGCCTTGTGGCAGCTGTCCAAGCCGCGGGTGGTGGCGCTGATCGTGTTCTGCGCGGTGATCGGCATGTTTCTCGCCAGCCCGGGCGTGCCGGATGCCGCGGTGGTGGTGCCGGCCACGCTGGGCATCGCCTTGGTGGCCGGCGCGGCGGCCATGGTCAACTGCCTGGTCGAGCGCGGCGTTGATGTCAGGATGCGCCGCACCGCGTGGCGGGCCACGGCCACCGGCGAAGTGGGCGCGCGGGAGACGCTGCTGGTGGCGTTGGCCGTCGGCGGCATGGGGCTGGCGCTGTTGCTGGCCTGTTGCAACGCGCTGACCGCCTGGCTGACCCTGGGAACTTTTGTCGGCTACGCCATTGTCTACACCTTGTTGCTCAAGCCGAACACGCCGCAGAACATCGTGATCGGCGGCGCCAGCGGCGCGATGCCGCCGGTGCTGGGCTGGACGGCGGTGAACGGCCAGATCGACGCGTTCGCGCTGGCGCTGTTCCTGATCATCTATACCTGGACGCCGCCGCATTTCTGGGCGCTGGCGCTGTACCGGCGCGACGATTACGCCCGCGCCGGCCTGCCGATGCTGCCGGTCACGCATGGCCAGCGCTACACCACGCTGTCCATCGTGCTGTATGGTTTCCTGCTGACGGCGGTCACGCTGTTGCCGGTGGCGCTGGGCGAGGCCGGAGCGATATATCTGGGCGCGGTTCTGCTGCTGGACGGCAGATTGTTGTTCCTTGCCGTCAGGCTGCATCGCCAGTATGCTGACGCTTTGGCGCGCCGCCTGTTCGCCTGGTCGATCTGGTATCTGACCTGGCTGTTCGCGGCGCTTTTGCTTGACCATTACTACCTGATTCCATTGAACTGA
- a CDS encoding COX15/CtaA family protein encodes MRKLVWLALLLAVIVVPFGAYVRLSHAGLGCPDWPGCYGRISPAHAADDIRQAQTLAPDGPVSPGKAWREMSHRYLAGTLGALIALIAWRAWREKRQRLPAGLLLAALGLQGLLGMLTVTLLLKPVIVTSHLLGGMAVLQILAWMALSPSLQPVPVPARLVRLAGLLALALTLQLALGGWVSSNYAALACQGFPACNGESWPALRFNHAFHLLRELGEAPDGSLLDFASLVTIHWLHRLGALLVSLLLASLLWLGWRERPLRRHLLCLAAAWAIQVGLGIANVLLQLPLPLAVAHNAGAALLLGASLLLLSRLQAQQTARRRALRPRWPLFPHGRLSGPGEGR; translated from the coding sequence ATGCGGAAACTGGTTTGGCTGGCCTTGCTGCTGGCCGTTATCGTGGTGCCGTTCGGCGCCTATGTCAGATTGTCCCACGCCGGCTTGGGCTGCCCGGACTGGCCAGGCTGCTACGGCCGGATATCGCCGGCCCACGCCGCCGACGACATCCGCCAGGCCCAGACTCTGGCGCCGGACGGTCCGGTCAGCCCGGGCAAGGCTTGGCGCGAGATGTCGCACCGCTACCTGGCCGGCACCCTCGGCGCGCTGATCGCGCTGATCGCCTGGCGCGCCTGGCGGGAAAAGCGCCAGCGCCTGCCTGCCGGCCTGCTGCTGGCCGCGCTGGGCCTGCAGGGCCTGCTGGGCATGCTGACCGTCACCTTGCTGCTCAAGCCCGTCATCGTCACCTCCCATCTGCTGGGCGGCATGGCGGTGCTGCAGATCCTGGCCTGGATGGCGCTGTCTCCCAGCCTGCAGCCGGTCCCCGTTCCCGCGCGGCTGGTCAGGCTGGCGGGCCTGCTGGCCTTGGCATTGACGCTGCAGCTGGCGCTGGGCGGCTGGGTGTCCAGCAACTACGCGGCGCTGGCCTGCCAGGGGTTCCCCGCGTGCAATGGTGAAAGCTGGCCGGCCTTGCGCTTCAACCACGCTTTCCACCTGCTGCGCGAGCTGGGCGAGGCGCCCGATGGCAGCTTGCTCGATTTCGCCAGCCTGGTGACCATACACTGGCTGCACCGGCTTGGCGCCCTGCTGGTGTCGCTCTTGCTGGCGTCGCTGCTGTGGCTGGGCTGGCGCGAGCGCCCGCTGCGCCGGCACCTGCTGTGCCTGGCCGCGGCGTGGGCCATCCAGGTGGGCCTGGGCATCGCCAATGTGCTGCTGCAGCTGCCGTTGCCGCTGGCGGTGGCGCACAACGCCGGCGCGGCCCTGCTGCTGGGCGCATCGCTGCTGTTGCTGTCCCGGCTGCAGGCCCAGCAGACGGCCAGGCGGCGCGCGCTCAGGCCGCGATGGCCTCTCTTCCCGCATGGGCGCCTGAGCGGGCCGGGAGAGGGTCGATGA
- a CDS encoding cytochrome c oxidase assembly protein, translating into MDAMAMRQRNLRLVKRLVLIVALMFAFAWAMIPLYRIVCEQTGLNDIVKADELERGDLAAGDGEVRMTFDSTVQAGLPWQVQPLTTHLKVKPGTFVQVQYRITNASAREVVGQALPRYLPAEAGEYVKKLECFCFTQQRFKPGETRTFPVVFVIDRKLPASITSITLAYTVFDVPGQGKG; encoded by the coding sequence ATGGACGCGATGGCGATGCGGCAGCGCAATCTACGGCTGGTGAAAAGGCTGGTGCTGATCGTCGCGCTGATGTTCGCTTTCGCCTGGGCGATGATCCCGCTGTACCGGATCGTCTGCGAACAGACCGGCCTCAACGACATCGTCAAGGCCGACGAGCTGGAGCGCGGCGATCTGGCCGCCGGCGACGGCGAGGTGCGGATGACCTTCGACTCCACGGTGCAGGCGGGTCTACCCTGGCAGGTGCAGCCGCTGACAACGCATCTCAAGGTCAAGCCTGGCACTTTCGTCCAGGTGCAGTACCGGATCACCAATGCCAGCGCGCGCGAAGTGGTGGGGCAGGCGCTGCCGCGCTATCTGCCGGCAGAGGCGGGAGAGTATGTCAAAAAGCTGGAATGTTTCTGTTTCACCCAGCAGCGTTTCAAGCCGGGCGAGACCCGCACCTTTCCGGTCGTGTTCGTGATAGACCGCAAGCTGCCTGCCTCGATCACCAGCATCACGCTGGCCTATACCGTGTTTGACGTGCCGGGCCAGGGAAAGGGATGA
- the ctaD gene encoding cytochrome c oxidase subunit I — translation MAIAETTHAGGAHHGKPHGIARWLMATNHKDIGTMYLWFSFTMFLTGGVLALCIRAELFSPGLRFFEPELFNQLTTLHGLIMVFGAIMPAFTGMANWMLPLMIGAPDMAFARMNNWSFWLLPPAALLLLLSFAVPGGAAAAGWTLYAPLSTQMGMGMDLTIFAIHILGISSIMGSINIIVTILNLRAPGMTLMKMPMFAWASLITAYLIIAVMPVLAGAVTMVLTDRHFGTHFFNAAGGGDPILYQHVFWFFGHPEVYIMALPAFGIVSQVIPTFSRKPLFGYTSMVYATSSIGILSFMVWAHHMFVTGMAATAQLFFMYATMLIAVPTGVKVFNWIATMWEGAMSFETPMLFAIGFILLFTIGGLSGITLSVAAVDIQLHASYYVVAHFHYVLVAGALFSLFSAIYYWFPKMSGRMYDEKLGKLHFWWSMIWFNVTFFPMHFLGLAGMPRRIPDYALQFTDFNRIASVGAFMFGLGQLIFLYNILHALRHGEKAPHKPWEGANTLEWELPTPAPYHSFEQAPKVEAGENGVILSCQEGGAGHSH, via the coding sequence ATGGCAATCGCGGAAACCACCCACGCCGGCGGCGCCCATCACGGCAAGCCGCACGGCATCGCCCGCTGGCTGATGGCCACCAACCACAAGGACATCGGCACGATGTACCTGTGGTTTTCGTTCACGATGTTCCTCACCGGCGGCGTGCTGGCGCTGTGCATACGCGCCGAGCTGTTCAGCCCAGGCCTGCGCTTCTTTGAGCCGGAGCTGTTCAATCAGCTCACCACGCTGCACGGCCTGATCATGGTGTTCGGCGCCATCATGCCGGCCTTCACCGGCATGGCCAACTGGATGCTGCCGCTGATGATAGGCGCGCCGGACATGGCCTTCGCGCGGATGAACAACTGGAGCTTCTGGCTGCTGCCGCCGGCGGCGCTGTTGCTGCTGCTGTCGTTCGCGGTGCCGGGCGGCGCGGCCGCGGCCGGCTGGACGCTGTACGCGCCGCTGTCCACGCAGATGGGCATGGGCATGGATCTGACCATCTTCGCCATCCACATCCTGGGCATCAGCTCCATCATGGGATCGATCAACATCATCGTCACCATCCTGAACCTGCGCGCGCCGGGCATGACGCTGATGAAGATGCCGATGTTCGCCTGGGCTTCGCTGATCACCGCCTACCTGATCATCGCCGTGATGCCGGTGCTGGCCGGCGCGGTGACCATGGTGCTGACCGACCGCCACTTCGGCACTCACTTCTTCAACGCGGCCGGCGGCGGCGACCCCATCCTCTACCAGCATGTGTTCTGGTTTTTCGGCCATCCCGAGGTCTACATCATGGCGCTGCCGGCCTTCGGCATCGTCAGCCAGGTGATTCCCACCTTCTCCCGAAAGCCGCTGTTCGGCTACACCTCGATGGTGTACGCCACCAGCTCCATCGGCATCCTGTCCTTCATGGTGTGGGCGCACCACATGTTCGTCACCGGCATGGCGGCCACCGCGCAGCTGTTCTTCATGTACGCGACGATGCTGATCGCCGTGCCTACCGGCGTGAAGGTGTTCAACTGGATCGCCACCATGTGGGAGGGGGCGATGAGCTTCGAGACGCCGATGCTGTTCGCTATCGGCTTCATCCTGCTGTTCACCATCGGCGGCCTGTCCGGCATCACGCTCAGCGTGGCGGCGGTGGACATCCAGCTGCACGCCAGCTACTACGTGGTCGCCCACTTCCATTACGTGCTGGTGGCCGGCGCGCTGTTCAGCCTGTTTTCCGCGATCTACTACTGGTTCCCCAAGATGAGCGGCCGGATGTACGACGAGAAACTGGGTAAGCTGCATTTCTGGTGGTCGATGATCTGGTTCAACGTCACCTTCTTCCCGATGCACTTCCTGGGTCTGGCCGGCATGCCGCGGCGCATCCCCGACTACGCGCTGCAATTCACCGACTTCAACCGCATCGCCAGCGTCGGCGCCTTCATGTTCGGCCTGGGCCAGCTGATCTTCCTGTACAACATCCTGCATGCGCTGCGCCACGGCGAGAAAGCGCCGCACAAGCCCTGGGAAGGCGCCAACACGCTGGAGTGGGAGCTGCCGACGCCGGCGCCCTACCACAGCTTCGAGCAGGCGCCCAAGGTGGAGGCCGGCGAGAACGGCGTGATCCTGTCCTGCCAGGAGGGCGGGGCCGGGCATTCTCACTGA
- a CDS encoding flagellar brake protein — protein MSNDNTPAMPASSHQPLDLAKFTLSSPTEIAQHLSNIAKHGHMVTVFANKGKNFILTRLLEVDYQAGVFTFDWGAEEETNTQVLNSERNVFVCSPEGVKTQFVAGQISQVMVDDRPAFQCRLPEQVIKLQRREFFRIQTPLGSPVFCRIGDFNQRSIDLALFDISLGGMSLWLPGIDTPGFDIGQQYLQCSIDLKPFGTLALGIEVRHRLTARMRNGNEAMRIGCSYLNLSAPMETIIQRYVGFLERERRAMVG, from the coding sequence GTGAGCAACGACAATACGCCAGCCATGCCGGCAAGTTCGCATCAGCCGCTGGATCTGGCCAAGTTCACCCTGAGCTCGCCGACCGAGATCGCGCAGCATCTGTCCAACATCGCCAAGCATGGCCACATGGTGACGGTTTTTGCCAACAAGGGTAAAAACTTCATCCTGACGCGGCTGTTGGAGGTGGATTACCAGGCCGGCGTGTTCACTTTCGACTGGGGCGCGGAGGAGGAAACCAACACCCAGGTGCTGAACAGCGAGCGCAATGTGTTCGTTTGTTCGCCCGAAGGGGTGAAGACCCAATTCGTCGCCGGCCAGATCAGCCAGGTGATGGTGGATGACCGGCCCGCGTTCCAATGCCGGCTGCCGGAGCAGGTGATCAAGCTGCAGCGGCGCGAATTCTTCCGCATCCAGACGCCGCTGGGTTCGCCGGTGTTTTGCCGCATCGGGGATTTCAACCAGCGCTCGATAGACCTGGCGCTGTTCGACATCAGCCTGGGCGGCATGAGCCTGTGGCTGCCGGGCATCGACACGCCTGGTTTCGACATCGGCCAGCAGTATCTGCAGTGTTCGATCGACTTGAAGCCGTTCGGCACGCTGGCGCTGGGCATAGAAGTGCGCCACCGTTTGACCGCGCGCATGCGCAACGGCAACGAGGCGATGCGGATCGGGTGCTCCTATCTCAATCTGTCCGCGCCGATGGAAACCATCATCCAGCGTTACGTCGGCTTCCTGGAGCGCGAACGCCGCGCGATGGTAGGCTGA